The nucleotide window CCCAGCCCGCCGGTCAGCACGACCAGGCAATCTGCGGGCGTGGCGTCCAGGGCCGCGGCGATGGCGGCGGCGCGGTCCGGCACGACGGCCACGCCGCCCACGGCCACGCCGCGGCGCGAGAGGCGCTGCTGGATCTCGTGGGAATTGGCGTCGAGCGTGCGCCCGTTGAGCAGTTCGTCCCCGACCGCGATCAGGCGGGCCTCGATCAGACGCGCCATGTTCACCAACCCGTCACGGACAGGGTGACGCGCAGCAGCAGGTGGGCGTACACGCCCGCCAGCAGGTCGTCGCACATGATGCCCCAGCCGCCGGGCAGGGCTTCCAGCCTGCGGATCGGGAACGGCTTGGCGATGTCGAAGACGCGGAACCACAGGAAACCGGCCAGCCAGCCGGCCCAGCCCGTGGTGAGGCCGAAGTAGGTGACCAGCATGCCGGCCACCTCGTCGCAGACCACGCGGTGCGGGTCCTTGCCGTGTCGCCGCTCCATCCAGGTGGCCGCCGGCACGCCCAGCGCCACGACCAGCGCGAGCAGGCCGACCTGGGCGGCCAAGGGCACCGGCGACGCCAGCCCCCACAGCAAGGTCACACCCAGGCTGGCGACCGTGGCCGGCGCGAAGGGCGCCAGCCCCGTCCCGAGGAAGGTGGCGAAGGCGTTGATCAGCAGACGCCCCACGGCGGTGTCCTTTCGGCGAAGTCCCGGCCGGCGCGCACGACGAGCGCGTGCAGGATAAGCCAGGCGCGGCGGGTGGTCAACGCGGCGGGTCGTCGATGCGGCGAGGGACGGAGCGTGCGGGATCCGGTCGCGCCGTTCAGCGCAAGCGGGCGAGCAGCAGGGCCAGCAGGTCGGGCAGGCCCTCGCCGGTGGTGGCGACCGTGGGCACGGACGGCCAGCCGACCGGGTTGAGCAGGGCCTCGAGTTCGGCGAGGGGCAGGGCCTCGGGATCGTCGCGGTGGTTGTACTGCAGCAGCAGCGCGGCGCGGTCGCCGGGGCCGCCGGCCGCGAGTTCGGCGCCGAGCTCGTCGAGCAGGAT belongs to bacterium and includes:
- a CDS encoding phosphatidylglycerophosphatase A; the protein is MGRLLINAFATFLGTGLAPFAPATVASLGVTLLWGLASPVPLAAQVGLLALVVALGVPAATWMERRHGKDPHRVVCDEVAGMLVTYFGLTTGWAGWLAGFLWFRVFDIAKPFPIRRLEALPGGWGIMCDDLLAGVYAHLLLRVTLSVTGW